The Streptosporangiales bacterium genome has a segment encoding these proteins:
- a CDS encoding 3-hydroxybutyryl-CoA dehydrogenase, producing the protein MGSGIAQVSAVAGHDIVLRDVGADQLERALSGIEASLAKFASKGRIEQSDADAAVGRITTTTELDAAADAEIVVEAVFEEIDIKREVFAALDGLCRDDALLATNTSAIPITQIAAATSRPEAVVGTHFFSPVPMMALCELVRGRKTSDASLARAKDYVEGIGKTAIVVNRDVGGFVTTRLICALAMEAIRLYESGVATAEDIDLACKLGFGHAMGPLATTDLTGVDVLRHATLNVWRETADAKFYPPEVLTRMVEAGELGRKSGQGFYDY; encoded by the coding sequence ATGGGTTCCGGCATCGCGCAGGTGTCGGCAGTGGCCGGCCACGACATCGTGTTGCGCGACGTCGGCGCGGACCAGCTCGAGCGGGCTCTCTCCGGTATCGAGGCCAGCCTGGCGAAGTTCGCGTCGAAGGGGCGGATCGAGCAGTCGGACGCGGACGCGGCCGTCGGCCGGATCACCACGACGACCGAGCTGGACGCCGCCGCGGATGCGGAGATCGTCGTCGAAGCGGTGTTCGAGGAGATCGACATCAAGAGGGAGGTCTTCGCCGCGCTCGACGGCCTGTGCCGCGACGACGCGTTGCTCGCGACCAACACGAGCGCCATCCCCATCACGCAGATCGCGGCTGCGACAAGCCGGCCGGAGGCAGTCGTCGGCACGCACTTCTTCTCACCGGTGCCGATGATGGCGCTGTGCGAGCTGGTGCGCGGCCGCAAGACCAGCGACGCGTCACTGGCGCGCGCGAAGGACTACGTCGAGGGGATCGGCAAGACCGCGATCGTGGTCAACAGGGACGTCGGCGGGTTCGTGACCACCAGGCTCATCTGCGCGCTGGCGATGGAGGCGATCAGGCTCTACGAGTCGGGCGTCGCGACCGCGGAGGACATCGACCTCGCCTGCAAGCTCGGCTTCGGGCACGCGATGGGCCCGCTGGCGACCACCGACCTCACCGGCGTGGACGTGCTGCGGCACGCCACACTCAACGTCTGGCGGGAGACGGCGGACGCCAAGTTCTACCCGCCAGAGGTCCTGACCCGCATGGTCGAGGCGGGTGAGCTGGGCCGCAAGTCCGGCCAGGGCTTCTACGACTACTGA
- the nucS gene encoding endonuclease NucS, protein MRLVIARCSVDYSGRLEAHLPPALRLLIVKADGSVLVHSDGGSYKPLNWMSPPCQLHEEDGQWRVLGKNGEQLTVHLDEVVQDISYELGVDPGLEKDGVESHLQELLAEQIETLGTGWRLVRREYPTAIGPVDIMARDADGAAVAVEIKRRGEIDGVEQLTRYLELLNRDPLLAPVRGVFAAQEIKPQARVLATDRGISCVTLDYNAMRGLDDPSQRLF, encoded by the coding sequence GTGCGACTCGTCATTGCCCGCTGCTCGGTGGACTACTCCGGCAGGCTGGAGGCACACCTCCCGCCTGCACTTCGGCTGCTCATCGTCAAGGCGGACGGGTCGGTGCTCGTCCACTCCGACGGCGGCTCGTACAAGCCGCTGAACTGGATGTCCCCGCCGTGCCAGCTGCACGAGGAGGACGGTCAGTGGCGCGTGCTCGGCAAGAACGGCGAACAGCTCACCGTGCACCTGGACGAGGTCGTGCAGGACATCAGCTACGAGCTCGGCGTCGACCCCGGCCTGGAGAAGGACGGCGTGGAGAGCCACCTGCAGGAGCTGCTCGCCGAACAGATCGAGACGCTCGGCACCGGCTGGCGGTTGGTACGGCGGGAGTACCCGACGGCGATCGGACCGGTCGACATCATGGCCAGGGACGCCGACGGCGCCGCGGTCGCCGTGGAGATCAAGCGGCGCGGCGAGATCGACGGGGTCGAGCAGCTCACCAGGTACCTGGAGCTGCTGAACCGCGACCCGCTGCTCGCCCCGGTCCGCGGCGTCTTCGCCGCTCAGGAGATCAAGCCGCAGGCGCGGGTGCTCGCCACCGACCGCGGCATCTCGTGCGTGACGCTCGACTACAACGCCATGCGCGGACTCGACGACCCGTCGCAGCGCCTGTTCTGA
- a CDS encoding zinc ribbon domain-containing protein: protein MARYEYQCRTCGDEFEVTRPMTESSAPTSCACGAPDAARVYSSPAMTGRAAATAGAPAPAAAGGGGGGCCGGGCCG from the coding sequence ATGGCCCGATACGAGTATCAGTGCCGCACCTGCGGCGACGAGTTCGAGGTGACTCGGCCGATGACCGAGTCGAGCGCGCCGACGTCATGCGCCTGCGGCGCACCGGACGCCGCCCGCGTCTACTCCAGCCCGGCCATGACCGGCCGCGCCGCAGCCACGGCCGGCGCACCGGCACCCGCCGCAGCTGGCGGTGGCGGTGGCGGCTGCTGCGGCGGCGGCTGCTGCGGCTAG
- a CDS encoding alpha/beta hydrolase, giving the protein MAKIRYDTVLPAQRTPITLHTADGLELIGELAVPVDRPPVATLVTLHPLPTHGGMMDSHVYRKAAFRLPALADLAVLRFNTRGTTSEQGTSGGTFDGGEAERYDVAAALEYAEFHDLPNIWLVGWSFGTELTLKWGNDPLVQGAILLSPPLKRAGDAELDQWAESGKPLVALVPELDDYLRPPEAEQRFTRVPHAEVVGVDGARHLWVGEASVHRVLTEIVQRVNPAALPLPTELPD; this is encoded by the coding sequence GTGGCCAAGATCCGATACGACACCGTGCTGCCTGCGCAGCGGACGCCGATCACCCTGCACACCGCCGACGGCCTCGAGCTGATCGGCGAGCTGGCGGTGCCGGTGGACCGTCCGCCGGTCGCGACGCTCGTGACGCTGCACCCGCTGCCGACGCACGGCGGCATGATGGACAGCCACGTCTACCGGAAGGCGGCGTTCCGGCTGCCGGCGCTGGCGGACCTGGCCGTGCTGCGGTTCAACACCCGCGGCACCACGAGCGAGCAGGGCACCAGCGGCGGCACGTTCGACGGCGGCGAGGCCGAGCGGTACGACGTCGCCGCGGCGTTGGAGTACGCCGAGTTCCACGACCTGCCGAACATCTGGCTCGTCGGCTGGTCGTTCGGCACCGAGCTGACGCTGAAGTGGGGCAACGACCCGCTGGTGCAGGGCGCCATCCTGCTGTCGCCGCCGCTGAAGCGGGCCGGCGACGCCGAGCTCGACCAGTGGGCCGAGTCCGGCAAGCCGCTGGTGGCGCTGGTACCCGAGCTGGACGACTACCTGCGCCCGCCGGAGGCGGAACAGCGCTTCACCCGCGTGCCGCACGCCGAGGTCGTCGGCGTGGACGGCGCCCGTCACCTCTGGGTGGGGGAGGCGAGCGTGCACCGGGTGCTGACCGAGATCGTGCAGCGGGTGAACCCCGCCGCGCTCCCGTTGCCCACCGAGCTGCCGGACTAG
- a CDS encoding RtcB family protein has protein sequence MPRRVAPNLISWASEVDDRTIEQAARAAGMPFVPSHVALMPDAHVGIGATVGSVIPTVGAIVPAAVGVDIGCGMVASETTLTATDLPADLAALMPLVERRIPAGVGKGHADPAVDSAMADLGRPHTELTAKQTAKASAQFGTLGSGNHFVEVCLDERDQVWTVLHSGSRGIGNQLAQQHIDAAKKLMQRYFIGLDDPALAYLVQGTPEFTAYIEDMLWAQRYAMGSRARMGEAILASLFEVVGRGEEVRTINCHHNFTQRETHYGKDMWVTRKGAIKAAAGDEGVIPGSMGTRSYIITGKGNPTSYDSCAHGAGRRMSRKKAREQLTGESLTDAMGDRTWNADRADALVDEHPAAYKDIDLVMEDQRDLVEVQHTLRQVFNYKG, from the coding sequence ATGCCGCGGCGAGTGGCGCCGAACCTGATCTCGTGGGCCAGCGAGGTGGACGACCGCACCATCGAGCAGGCGGCGCGGGCGGCCGGCATGCCGTTCGTGCCGAGTCACGTCGCGCTGATGCCGGACGCGCACGTGGGCATCGGCGCGACCGTCGGGTCGGTGATCCCGACCGTCGGCGCGATCGTGCCCGCGGCGGTCGGCGTGGACATCGGCTGCGGGATGGTGGCGTCCGAGACCACACTGACCGCGACCGACCTGCCCGCCGACCTCGCCGCGCTGATGCCGCTGGTGGAGCGCCGCATCCCCGCCGGCGTCGGCAAGGGACACGCCGACCCGGCCGTCGACTCCGCCATGGCCGACCTCGGCCGGCCGCACACCGAGCTGACGGCGAAGCAGACGGCGAAGGCGTCCGCGCAGTTCGGCACCCTGGGCAGCGGCAACCACTTCGTCGAGGTGTGCCTGGACGAACGCGACCAGGTGTGGACCGTCCTGCACTCCGGCTCGCGCGGCATCGGCAACCAGCTCGCGCAGCAGCACATCGACGCCGCGAAGAAGCTGATGCAGCGGTACTTCATCGGCCTGGACGACCCGGCACTCGCCTACCTGGTGCAGGGCACCCCGGAGTTCACCGCGTACATCGAGGACATGCTGTGGGCGCAGCGGTACGCGATGGGTTCGCGCGCACGGATGGGCGAGGCGATCCTCGCGTCGCTGTTCGAGGTCGTCGGGCGCGGCGAGGAGGTCCGTACGATCAACTGCCACCACAACTTCACCCAGCGGGAGACCCACTACGGCAAGGACATGTGGGTGACGAGGAAGGGCGCGATCAAGGCCGCCGCGGGCGACGAGGGCGTCATCCCTGGCTCGATGGGCACCCGCTCGTACATCATCACCGGCAAGGGCAACCCCACGTCGTACGACTCGTGCGCACACGGCGCGGGCCGGCGGATGTCGCGGAAGAAGGCCCGCGAGCAGCTCACCGGCGAGTCGCTGACCGACGCGATGGGCGACCGCACCTGGAACGCCGACCGCGCCGACGCCCTCGTCGACGAGCACCCGGCCGCGTACAAGGACATCGACCTGGTCATGGAAGACCAGCGCGACCTGGTCGAGGTTCAGCACACCCTGCGCCAGGTGTTCAACTACAAGGGCTAG
- a CDS encoding GAF domain-containing protein, producing MDTDVYLELLAREAPVIDYESPILHAKGRGVGDADLAALERAKLLALQVRSNLERHRRREAELAALFETASDLAALRDLDSVLDAIVNRARRLLDTDVAYMTLEDAERGDTYMRVTAGSTSAAFQQLRLPMGAGLGGLVAQTALPYASADYPHDARFRHTREIDGAVDEEGLIAILGVPMRVGGRVLGVLFASDRRHRSFATGEIALLGSFADHAAVAIDSARTLQGARVALQELDAASTLLHQRTASVERAASAHDRLTDLVLRGGDLEQLAAAVTDVLGGALHVIDADGRRLGHAGQPRPVDAAAVAEAAAVSRTAGRAVRCQRSWVAAVAAGSEHLGALVLTPDTDLDDADQRILERAAMVTALLMLLRRSQADAETKVRGDLLSELLVAPHQAPDAMRERARRLGTDLDAPYTVVVTDISAPERRPATAAAARHASAHAGLATSYEGREVLLLPGAEPAAAARAVVKELGDGATAGASSPVTGAEAAAAAYREAVRCVDALLALGRRGVGAAMSELGFVGLVLGEGRDVQSFVRSTIGPVLEYDARRGTELVDTLHAYYAADRSAVRAHHALHVHVNTVNQRLARVGQLLGSDWQEAQRSLEIQLALQLRKVHAVI from the coding sequence ATGGACACCGACGTCTATCTCGAGCTGCTGGCCCGCGAGGCCCCGGTCATCGACTACGAGTCACCGATCCTGCACGCCAAGGGGCGGGGCGTGGGTGATGCGGACCTCGCGGCGCTGGAACGCGCCAAGCTGCTCGCGCTGCAGGTGCGCTCCAACCTGGAGCGGCACCGGCGGCGGGAGGCGGAGCTGGCGGCGCTGTTCGAGACGGCCAGCGACCTGGCGGCGTTGCGTGACCTCGACTCGGTGCTCGACGCCATCGTGAACCGGGCCCGCCGGCTGCTCGACACCGACGTCGCGTACATGACGCTGGAGGACGCCGAGCGCGGCGACACTTACATGCGGGTCACTGCGGGCTCCACGTCGGCGGCGTTCCAGCAGCTCCGGCTGCCGATGGGCGCAGGCCTCGGTGGCCTGGTGGCGCAGACGGCGCTGCCGTACGCGTCCGCGGACTACCCGCACGACGCGCGCTTCCGGCACACTCGGGAGATCGACGGCGCGGTCGACGAGGAGGGCCTGATCGCGATCCTCGGCGTGCCGATGCGCGTCGGCGGCCGGGTGCTCGGCGTGCTGTTCGCCTCCGACCGCAGGCACCGCTCGTTCGCCACCGGCGAGATCGCGCTGCTCGGCTCGTTCGCCGACCACGCGGCCGTCGCCATCGACAGCGCACGCACCCTGCAGGGCGCACGGGTCGCCCTGCAGGAGCTGGACGCGGCCAGCACGCTGCTGCACCAACGTACGGCGTCGGTGGAGCGGGCGGCGTCCGCGCACGACCGGCTGACCGACCTGGTACTGCGCGGCGGCGACCTGGAACAGCTCGCCGCCGCGGTGACCGACGTGCTCGGCGGTGCACTGCACGTCATCGACGCGGACGGGCGACGACTCGGCCACGCCGGCCAACCACGACCGGTCGACGCGGCGGCGGTCGCGGAGGCGGCGGCCGTCTCGCGCACCGCAGGGCGTGCCGTCCGGTGCCAGCGGTCGTGGGTCGCCGCCGTCGCGGCGGGCAGTGAGCACCTCGGCGCGCTCGTCCTCACCCCGGACACCGACCTCGACGACGCGGACCAGCGGATCCTGGAGCGTGCGGCGATGGTCACCGCCCTGCTGATGCTGCTGCGGCGCTCGCAGGCGGACGCCGAGACGAAGGTGCGGGGCGACCTGCTGTCCGAGCTGCTCGTCGCGCCGCACCAGGCACCGGACGCGATGCGCGAACGCGCCCGCCGGCTCGGCACCGACCTGGACGCGCCTTACACGGTGGTGGTCACCGACATCTCCGCACCGGAGCGCAGGCCGGCGACGGCGGCCGCGGCCAGGCACGCCTCGGCGCACGCCGGGTTGGCGACCAGCTACGAGGGCCGGGAGGTGCTGCTCCTGCCAGGCGCCGAGCCGGCGGCGGCCGCGCGGGCCGTGGTCAAGGAGCTGGGCGACGGCGCCACGGCCGGGGCGAGCAGCCCGGTGACCGGCGCGGAGGCGGCCGCGGCCGCGTACCGCGAGGCAGTGCGCTGCGTGGACGCACTGCTCGCCCTCGGCAGGCGCGGCGTCGGCGCGGCGATGTCGGAGCTCGGCTTCGTCGGCCTGGTGCTCGGCGAGGGCCGCGACGTCCAGTCGTTCGTGCGGTCCACCATCGGGCCGGTGCTGGAGTACGACGCGCGTCGCGGCACCGAACTGGTCGACACGCTGCACGCGTACTACGCCGCCGACCGCAGCGCCGTACGTGCCCACCACGCGCTGCACGTCCACGTGAACACGGTCAACCAGCGGCTCGCCAGGGTCGGCCAGCTGCTCGGCAGCGACTGGCAGGAGGCACAGCGGTCGCTGGAGATCCAGCTGGCACTCCAGCTGCGCAAGGTGCACGCCGTCATCTGA
- a CDS encoding SDR family oxidoreductase: MAQRGDVDLSDRVALVTGGASGIGHACATRLRAAGAHVVVADKDADAAAKVAHAVDGELRLVDLSDLAAVDRLDVEPDVVVNSAGLQHVAAVEDFPPDRFSLILRVMLEAPFRIARRVLPGMYARGWGRLVHLSSVHGLRASAYKSAYVAAKHGVEGLSKTIALEAAGRGVTSNCVDPGYVRTPLVEKQISAQAAQHGIAEDEVLDQVLLARTPIKRLAEPDEVAELVAYLCSSHASFITGASMTLDGGWTAQ; the protein is encoded by the coding sequence ATGGCGCAACGAGGCGACGTCGACCTGTCCGACCGGGTCGCGCTCGTGACCGGCGGTGCGAGCGGCATCGGTCACGCGTGCGCGACGCGGCTGCGGGCCGCGGGTGCGCACGTCGTGGTGGCCGACAAGGACGCGGACGCCGCGGCGAAGGTCGCCCACGCCGTGGACGGCGAGCTGCGCCTGGTCGACCTGTCCGACCTGGCGGCCGTGGACCGGCTGGACGTGGAGCCGGACGTGGTCGTGAACAGCGCCGGCCTGCAGCACGTCGCCGCGGTGGAGGACTTTCCACCGGACCGCTTCTCGTTGATACTGCGCGTCATGCTCGAGGCGCCGTTTCGGATCGCACGCCGGGTGCTGCCCGGTATGTACGCCAGAGGTTGGGGTCGGCTGGTGCACCTTTCGTCGGTGCACGGCCTGCGGGCCTCGGCGTACAAGAGCGCGTACGTCGCCGCCAAGCACGGCGTCGAGGGCCTGTCCAAGACGATCGCCTTGGAGGCCGCGGGGCGCGGGGTCACCAGCAACTGCGTCGACCCGGGGTACGTCCGCACGCCGTTGGTGGAGAAACAGATCAGCGCCCAGGCGGCGCAGCACGGCATCGCCGAAGACGAGGTACTCGACCAGGTCTTGCTCGCCCGCACACCGATCAAACGGTTGGCCGAGCCCGATGAGGTTGCCGAGCTCGTCGCGTATCTGTGCTCGTCGCACGCGTCGTTCATCACGGGTGCGTCGATGACGCTCGACGGGGGTTGGACGGCTCAATAG
- a CDS encoding MFS transporter: MVLGRDEAERARRAAGTAERKSQARKAISASAIGTSIEWYDFFLYGTAAALIFPKLFFPASEPYVGVIQSFATYAVGFAARPVGAALFGHWGDRIGRKATLIVTLLLMGISSAVIGLLPSTDSIGAAAPILLVALRLLQGLAVGGEWGGSVLLAMEWGDQKRRGFSASWPQFGVPVGLLLGTGGMTLFSAVLSPDAFSSWGWRVPFLLSLVLVAIGLFIRLRILETPMFATVVESDQVEKAPILQVVKRHWRELLLTAGLRYSEQMPFYIFTVFSLTYVTDRGVEQTFALSAVMVAAVISLFSIPFFGWLSDVAGRKRVYLIGSITITVYAFVFFGMLNTGVAAVVFIAIVLSLIPHDMQYGPQAALIAESFPTGLRYGGAGIGYQLSSVFAGGPAPLVAAWLLHSFGTAYAIAGYVVFSMVVTLICVRLLPDRSRADISDDQTYARRTPAANA, from the coding sequence ATGGTTCTGGGTAGAGACGAGGCAGAACGGGCCCGCCGTGCGGCGGGGACCGCGGAACGCAAGTCTCAGGCACGCAAGGCGATATCCGCCAGCGCGATCGGCACGTCGATCGAGTGGTACGACTTCTTCCTCTACGGCACGGCGGCGGCGCTGATCTTCCCGAAGCTCTTCTTTCCCGCGTCCGAACCGTACGTGGGTGTGATCCAGTCGTTCGCGACGTACGCGGTGGGCTTCGCGGCGCGGCCCGTCGGTGCGGCGCTCTTCGGGCACTGGGGAGACCGGATCGGCCGGAAGGCCACGCTGATCGTCACCTTGCTGCTGATGGGAATCTCGTCGGCGGTGATCGGTCTGTTGCCGAGCACCGACAGCATCGGCGCGGCCGCACCGATCCTCCTGGTCGCGCTGCGACTCCTCCAGGGCCTCGCGGTGGGCGGCGAGTGGGGCGGTTCCGTGCTGCTCGCCATGGAGTGGGGCGACCAGAAGAGACGCGGGTTTTCCGCCAGCTGGCCGCAGTTCGGTGTGCCGGTCGGGCTGTTGCTCGGCACCGGCGGTATGACGCTGTTCAGCGCCGTGCTATCGCCTGACGCGTTCAGCTCGTGGGGCTGGCGGGTGCCGTTCCTGCTCAGCCTGGTACTGGTCGCCATCGGCCTGTTCATCAGGCTGCGGATCCTCGAGACGCCGATGTTCGCCACGGTCGTCGAGAGCGATCAGGTCGAGAAGGCGCCGATCCTCCAGGTGGTGAAGCGGCACTGGCGCGAGCTGCTGCTCACCGCGGGGCTGAGGTACTCGGAGCAGATGCCGTTCTACATCTTCACGGTGTTCTCCTTGACTTACGTCACCGACCGAGGGGTGGAGCAGACGTTCGCGCTCTCTGCGGTGATGGTCGCGGCGGTGATCTCGCTGTTCTCGATCCCGTTCTTCGGGTGGCTGTCGGACGTGGCCGGCCGCAAACGCGTCTATCTGATCGGGTCGATCACCATCACGGTCTACGCGTTCGTGTTCTTCGGGATGCTCAACACCGGGGTAGCGGCGGTCGTCTTCATCGCGATCGTGCTCTCGCTGATCCCGCACGACATGCAGTACGGGCCGCAGGCCGCTCTCATCGCGGAGAGCTTCCCGACCGGGTTGCGGTACGGCGGAGCCGGGATCGGGTACCAGCTGTCTTCGGTGTTCGCGGGTGGGCCGGCGCCGCTGGTGGCCGCCTGGCTGCTGCACAGCTTCGGCACGGCGTACGCGATCGCCGGCTACGTCGTCTTCTCGATGGTGGTCACGCTGATCTGCGTCCGGCTGCTGCCGGACCGGTCGCGTGCGGACATCAGCGACGACCAGACCTACGCGCGGAGGACGCCCGCGGCCAACGCTTGA
- a CDS encoding AI-2E family transporter, whose protein sequence is MSTTSQPSDDGDPSERDSSAPPTPDDAPTQPSAQDPPAPDATTSASATAGSGPEHDAATGPTAGKAAPGDSATTGADDATGGGTAPRDARSAGSGAAPAERGTAGSGAKHGDTAGKAAPGDRATTGADDAVSGGTAPRDADAAGTTAYEAAPGDSATAGANAGNIEAAGQGTAAGGGEQEIPEYAAHVEVPRDEMTVSSRFPFGRPGRPFRRSPFLFGLTGALGVAVAWALVQAVINVQSVIVILIVAMFLAVGLNPAVEFLQRRKVPRGLAVTIVFVALLVFVAGFVSAIVPPLVQQSQELWANRNDYLATLQNNATINRLDERYQLLERAQDYLNTRGQALGSQLATGIVGAGKAIASGIFNTFSVLILTLYFLAALPKIKRTLYRLAPRTRRERVTLLGDEITQRVGGYVSGAAIVVFIAGLSTYIWLLIWRVPYALPLALCVMLLGLIPMIGATIGGVLVTLVSFSAGIPTGIATALFYVGYQQLENYLIYPRVMRKAVELPAAVTVVAILVGGSLLGVLGALLAIPSAAAVLLIFREVVVPRLERA, encoded by the coding sequence GTGAGCACCACGAGCCAGCCGTCTGACGACGGCGACCCCAGCGAGCGCGACTCCAGCGCCCCACCCACCCCCGACGACGCGCCCACCCAGCCGAGCGCCCAGGACCCGCCGGCCCCCGACGCGACCACCAGCGCCAGCGCCACCGCAGGCAGCGGCCCCGAGCACGACGCCGCGACCGGCCCAACAGCCGGCAAGGCCGCACCGGGCGACAGCGCCACCACCGGGGCCGACGACGCGACCGGCGGCGGCACCGCCCCGCGCGACGCCCGCTCGGCCGGCAGCGGCGCCGCGCCGGCCGAGCGGGGCACCGCAGGCAGCGGCGCCAAGCACGGCGATACCGCCGGCAAGGCCGCACCAGGCGACCGCGCCACCACCGGGGCCGACGACGCGGTCAGCGGCGGCACCGCCCCGCGCGACGCCGACGCGGCCGGCACAACCGCGTACGAGGCCGCGCCAGGTGACAGCGCGACCGCCGGGGCGAACGCCGGCAACATCGAGGCAGCCGGGCAGGGCACTGCGGCCGGCGGCGGCGAGCAGGAGATACCCGAGTACGCGGCACACGTCGAGGTGCCTCGCGACGAGATGACGGTGAGCAGCCGGTTCCCGTTCGGGCGGCCGGGGCGGCCGTTCCGCCGCTCGCCGTTCCTGTTCGGGCTCACCGGCGCGCTGGGCGTCGCGGTCGCGTGGGCGCTGGTGCAGGCGGTCATCAACGTCCAGTCGGTCATCGTGATCCTCATCGTCGCGATGTTCCTGGCCGTCGGCCTCAACCCGGCGGTGGAGTTCCTGCAGCGCAGGAAGGTCCCCCGCGGCCTCGCGGTGACCATCGTCTTCGTCGCGCTGCTGGTGTTCGTGGCCGGCTTCGTCTCGGCAATCGTCCCGCCGCTCGTGCAGCAGTCGCAGGAGCTGTGGGCGAACCGGAACGACTACCTGGCGACGCTGCAGAACAACGCGACCATCAACCGGCTGGACGAGCGCTACCAGCTGCTCGAGCGGGCGCAGGACTACCTGAACACCCGCGGCCAGGCGCTCGGCAGCCAGCTCGCGACCGGCATCGTCGGCGCCGGCAAGGCGATCGCCAGCGGTATCTTCAACACGTTCAGCGTGCTGATCCTCACCCTGTACTTCCTCGCCGCGCTACCGAAGATCAAGCGCACCCTCTACCGGCTGGCGCCGCGCACCCGCAGGGAGCGGGTGACGCTGCTCGGCGACGAGATCACCCAGCGGGTCGGCGGCTACGTCTCAGGTGCGGCGATCGTGGTGTTCATCGCCGGCCTCTCCACGTACATCTGGCTGCTCATCTGGCGGGTGCCCTACGCGCTCCCCCTCGCGCTGTGCGTCATGCTGCTCGGCCTGATCCCGATGATCGGCGCGACCATCGGCGGGGTGCTCGTCACGCTCGTGTCGTTCAGCGCAGGCATACCCACGGGCATCGCCACCGCGTTGTTCTACGTCGGCTACCAGCAGCTGGAGAACTACCTGATCTACCCCCGCGTGATGCGCAAGGCGGTCGAGCTGCCCGCCGCGGTGACGGTCGTCGCGATCCTCGTCGGCGGCAGCCTGCTCGGCGTGCTCGGCGCGCTGCTCGCCATTCCCAGCGCGGCCGCGGTCCTGCTGATCTTCCGCGAGGTCGTGGTCCCACGCCTGGAACGCGCCTGA
- a CDS encoding DivIVA domain-containing protein: MTPEQPLDDFFSNQAFDVVMRGYARNQVDDYVTQVESSLRQAREHNAELQRALENTQQQATEQSSPSYAGLGSRVEQLLRLAEEESTDLIRRTREEAEELREQIVGKARRDSEASAERQRTQEAELAAEVKRRREELDQEVEERRTASVEDAEKRKKASIEEAEQRKQKSIEEAEKRERESTQAAEQRRKSSVEEADKRVAEAKQKAEQLVRLAQEDADRIKSEADAHSARIREQIEREQAELDRKKTAVNSQMEQLRNLLGVAAPLDFSASTPQADPSADRPASSTSSGGGDQSASGSAKIDRPESSDQGGGGSPQARQAGSQAAGGQWSQSRTEHHHSGQIHASRQNTPGVPGRRY, from the coding sequence ATGACGCCTGAGCAGCCTCTCGACGACTTCTTCTCGAACCAAGCGTTCGACGTCGTTATGCGCGGATACGCGCGTAACCAGGTCGACGACTACGTAACCCAGGTCGAGTCGTCGCTGCGGCAGGCCCGCGAGCACAACGCGGAGCTGCAGCGGGCGCTCGAGAACACCCAGCAGCAGGCGACCGAGCAGAGCAGCCCGAGCTACGCGGGCCTCGGCTCCCGGGTCGAGCAGCTGCTGCGGCTGGCCGAGGAGGAGTCAACCGACCTCATCCGCCGTACCAGGGAGGAAGCGGAGGAGCTCAGGGAGCAGATCGTCGGCAAGGCGCGCCGCGACTCCGAGGCCAGCGCCGAGCGGCAGCGCACCCAGGAGGCCGAGCTCGCGGCCGAGGTGAAGCGGCGCCGCGAGGAGCTCGACCAGGAGGTCGAGGAGCGTAGGACCGCCTCCGTCGAGGACGCCGAGAAGCGCAAGAAGGCGTCCATCGAGGAGGCCGAGCAGCGCAAGCAGAAGTCGATCGAGGAGGCCGAGAAGCGCGAGCGCGAGTCGACCCAGGCCGCCGAGCAGCGGCGGAAGAGCTCCGTCGAGGAGGCGGACAAGCGGGTCGCCGAGGCGAAGCAGAAGGCCGAGCAGCTGGTACGCCTCGCGCAGGAGGACGCCGACCGGATCAAGTCGGAGGCGGACGCGCACTCGGCCCGTATCAGGGAGCAGATCGAGCGCGAGCAGGCCGAGCTCGACCGCAAGAAGACCGCGGTCAACTCGCAGATGGAGCAGCTGCGCAACCTGCTCGGCGTGGCTGCGCCGCTGGACTTCTCCGCCAGCACCCCGCAGGCGGACCCGAGCGCGGACCGCCCCGCCAGCAGCACGAGCAGCGGCGGCGGTGACCAGAGTGCCTCGGGCTCCGCTAAGATCGACCGGCCGGAGAGCAGTGACCAAGGCGGCGGGGGTTCGCCGCAGGCCAGGCAGGCCGGCAGCCAGGCGGCCGGCGGGCAGTGGTCCCAGTCGCGCACCGAGCACCACCACAGCGGTCAGATCCATGCGTCCAGGCAGAACACGCCGGGCGTCCCGGGACGACGTTACTGA